The following nucleotide sequence is from Aedes aegypti strain LVP_AGWG chromosome 3, AaegL5.0 Primary Assembly, whole genome shotgun sequence.
atttttaccataattaacatcgtttaagcataggggagcaaaaacttcaaaatttgcatcagtctaatgtacagtcagtctatgctatgctatgctttggtaatatttcaaaatctacattagttttaccgtttatttttgtacagtaaaaaatttcatcagcactcatcaaataaaattctgccgttggaattactttgagaattattccatgaccgatgtttggcattaaagtcaccaatgacaaaaaaaatgacttattgcgagtcaattttcccaagtcagtttggagcaaattaacttgctgtccagagcattgaaaaggcaaaaaggcagctatgaaagcatatttaccagactgtgtttcaacagaaacacctaaagtttcaaaaactttagtttcaaatgacgaaaacagtttatattttatacgcctatgaatgctgattgcaactcccccacatgccccatcaagtcgatcgttacgataaacaaaaaagttaggatctcttttgagtttagatccaggtttcaaatacgtttcggtaataactgttatatgcacgttattaactgtaagaaaattaaacagctcgtcctctttaccatccagagaacgagcattccaatttaaaatatttaaattattatttggatccattagaaaaacgtagtCCATTAacaatttaatttgtaaattttacaccaactgcttcagtcatagtggtggctttgaacattgcatcaatcattagattcaattgttcagttagaaaattaaaatcagaggcagacatatcactacatttgatgattttccattagaatttttggtagacgaagaagctgagTAGGAGTTagctgtggcggtagggttttttccatttgatttgaaacaagtagaatgggtactcatggaactaataggggaggagttcaaattacctgcaacgatatcggcaaaggatttaccgtgggtagatacattcgaaatggaaagattcgaacggctacccgacgtcTTAAAATTAgattgtgaatgagcatgattatgatcttcttgATGGGTTTGATtactaatcaagcgatcgttaactgaaaaatgagcattgttcgatactctaccaggcaaatttcggaaacgaccgttatcgtaacggatattatctttcatctgcctgacacgagcctcaacgactctcttgcgtaagcaattccaaaaatttgacttatgattagccccgcaattagagcatataaacttggtggtatttTCTTTCACtcgacagacgtccttagcgggcgaagaacctccgcaaatcatgcatttaacatccatgcgacaattttttgtaccatgaccccacttttggcaccgacgacactgagtggggttctggtaattttctccaggtttctggaaatgttcccatgtcacacggacatcgaacatactgcccataaatgcataattgtcccatgtgaataggaaatccagcaaacatgtgactgacatgcgtttatgggcagcataagtcttgctttttctaaagctttaatattatttagatcttttttgttaaagtcaactaaataatattcttgagaaagccctttccgaacaatgccagattgggttctctttttcataatgattgctggactggggaaaatccaagtaaatcatttattcaattttcgatctcttcaggtgacttatagtcacttgagagacctttcaagacaactttgaacaaacgttcagttttgtcgtcataagtaaaaaaattgtgcttcttctcttcaagatgtttgagaagaagttcgcgatttttaagaatttccggcaaaacacgattcggaaggaaaccttgattctcctaatggagttcaagatctcctgcctaaatcccccaaattcggaacaactgaccacgataggcgacactctttgcttcctcacttgaatcaaacaGCCTGGTCTAGAGGCTGCtacgatttggtgttcggaaaatttgtctagagcatcgaactgattgctcattttgatacaattattcatttcacccttggaagaaagttcgcattccggggaaacgtcctttcttccattcttgccacgtttagtgacagtttaaaatcccacttttttggaaggaagttgtgaattcagagattcactcttccttttgtttgtttttgataccatgtttagttattaAACGAAAGAAGGcatgaccttcgagaggttttttcccaagacggtgtccaagaaggattaccaccgctagctttcgccaacgggtccaacgaaaaatcgaaggcacgggtccaaacaaggacgGTGGTGGAAAGTTTCCACTTCAAGGGATTGCTTTTGCCGATCTTCGCCGGGTAGCGTGCCATTCGTAATAGCTCGTGTTCATGCGATCTATCACTTGCGATGAACTTCTCCACATTTTCTCACTTGGGTGATATCGGTAATAGGAAAACAgggttgttcagactcatttccccgaaaataacattttccgaactacgaagccacgaactacttcaaccatgctctatcctcctaagatagaaaagcagatggttaagcttgagtactgcacacaaaatcgatcaattttgatcccagagagccacaattcgagtttcggtgaaatgaaatgagtgagtgagtgagtgcgaatcatttcaccgaaacttgaattgcggcccaccgagatcgaaactgtcggatcccatgtgcaacactcaagcccaaccacctccccctccatctcagggatacaacgcacagttataacagttcatggcttcacaattcgaatttcggggaaattagtctggtcaacactgtaGGAAAGTGATCACTTCACCTTTTTGTCACCGTGAGTGGTATTCGTGATAGGGCCCATAAGCAACGCTGAGTATCTTTTTAGTAGCGCTGGCGGAATCCCGTCTGTTCCAGGAGTGTAGGAAGACTTCAGCTTGGTTATCGCTCTTGCTACTTCCCGTTCAGagatttcaaacatttcatagcTGAAGACATCACGAGTAGTATCATCCAATGCAACATGAACTTGCGATGGCGCagcaaaaaaattgttgaaagcaCGTTGGAACTGTGCCGCGAAGAGTTTGCATTTGTTGCAGGCGCAGTCGGCTGACTTCTCGTCTAGGTACATCGATGTCGGTAGGCCGTTTTCTTTCCTTTTCGAATTTATGAACGACCAAAATTGTTTTGGGTTCGTACGAAGGTTCTGTTCCGTTCTTTGTTTATAGCGAGCATACAGTAAAGCATTATAATTCCTGTACTCACGACTTGCTTCATTGAATGCCAATTTTGTCTGTTGCGATCGATTATTGCAATAGTACCGAAGGGCAGCAAAACGTCGGCGCCTAAGCAGACGTAATTGACTGTTCGACCAAGGCGGTTTACTTGGCGGGCGACGCGGTGGAACATTATTCGTGACTGCTTGCAGCACAGAATTCGTGAAGGAACCGACAGCATCATTAATATCAGGGATCGAATCCAGATGGTTTCAGTCAACAGACATTAAAGCTGCATTTAATGACTCAAAATTAGCTTTTTGGAAGTTAAATCCAGTGTAGTCGTATGACATCTCGTATGTAACTGGCAATGGGCACAAGACTGTCAGCTCAATTGCAGGATGATGGTCATCAAGTGGCTGCTAGAAGTGTGAAATTAGGCAACACACTATCACAGACGAGAACGAGATCGAGGGTACGGTGTGTCGTGTTCGTCAATGTGTTGACCTGAGCGAGTCCATGGAAGCAAAACCCAGAGACacagacagagcctgcttatcagcttagtgttcttatgagcacttccacagttattaactgagagcttactatgccaatgaccatttttgcatgcgtatatcgtgtggcaggtacgaagatactgtatgccctgggaaatcgagaaaatttccaacccgaaaagatcctcgaccagtgggattcgaacccacgcttggtcttgctgaatagctgcgcgtttaccgctacggctatctgggccccctaactttccaatcgttgtcctttattcgttgctgggtctgttgccgtaaatttaatccgtttgctctacttttgcctttcttggttggtgaagagtcttcgataggccacctaaccagggttgcgctacatACATcctgctagaggggctgcctcctcggtgctgacacgatacagcaatgtccgtttgttctttgaTGACCACGgccatagccatcacaaccatccacctttatcagggctttgcaCCTGTAACTCTGGTTCttaatagtttcaagttctttcgaaCATGCTACTATGGTAAGCCGTCATGCGCCAGCGGTGTTTAAAAAATTCAATCGTAaagctatttaaaacaattatgttGCTTGAACATGTTGcttctttgcacctatagtggtacattagtacccatagtggaggatcccataagaaatcaattgaTTGCGTCATTAAAGAAACCATGCTAATAACATACCACCACTAAGGGAACAGTTttcctattattattttaaggatttttacaggaaaatatttaataaattgTACCATtgacacgtttttgtctccagcattaaaataccgctatttactcaattaaaggttgctgaatccatcgctgtattcagaaatatcatagcacgtctagtttttgagatattgactgttgaaaatacaaaatttgactatttcagccaatttgTATGCAAGTTAGCTATCTTGTATGGCAATTCATTTGCTTGATTTGCCTCATAATTcaaatacttatcaacaaagttcgtaatattatttcattttcattttgcagcgtttggtggggcaatgagagcgcaagtcagtccatagccgggggcagggataggtaatggccgtaatagtctatgcggaccacttgaacaccatcggaaatgataggaagggttggggtagggtataggtaATTGGAGAAGACTTGGCACAGTAATGCGAATAatactgcaaaatgtaaatgtgctgagagcaatttaattttagttttgaagtttggtttgatttactaaaattccaaacaattgtacaagtaagaaagaatgagctgatcgctttatagaaatttaataaacaacaaagtaataataatatgagagtgatgctggaacggctttttgctctattattttaagtagatgctattgatctccctttgctcctatccgcaacccggtgcacgcgccctgttggttttcgaaaacctcgtagaagattacaaaccgtcaatggcattcccaattactaccccacattgcacattcaagggtctgactgtgctcctaacccaccctcagtttgtaatcttctcgccagtttgaaattatattttcccgaagtgaaagtaattttgatgagtgatagccgtactatgcagtagtttaaccagaatctttaggtcagaagacaaaatctaaattttgtaataaaaaggttgccattgctttgaaattcacccaatatCTAATCAaagctactaacaacagcgatcaattatcaaaactcatcgctccctggaaaatataatcccaagcccagggaacAAAGTTCGTAATATTATTGAtggtaaaaatttatttttttggtggttcagaaaagtgttgtattttgccatataagagaaattgCAGTATAGAAATTGCAagttaaaaaatcgttttaatcTGAATTTTACAGagcaatttcaactaaattatatctaaattgaaagtttaagcccttttttgcatgcttggtggattagatcacaaaaagtttgataaatcatacttcaaatctcatgtaaacatcaatgaaactagtgttttatacaacgttggcgacctgtagctgagaattgtgacgtgctgaaacatttctgCGAACGGCATAAgtttcagcgacccaaaatctactagagacacataatttcattcttgagacacgcaaaaatgtcatttttgttacgccgtattgttatttttatacatttgaatgatagaaggatctGAAAGCTATAGAGCGATACGTTGAAATCAAgtatttcattattttattgGCATGTTTTAACTAATTTCTCTTAAGAGTATCACTAATTGTACATTTGCCCCAGTTTCTATAAGTCATATTATTCCAATATTTATATACTAATAcctaatatttattgaaaaaatccaaTGCTCTTTtatcaatttaaattttatgtaagggaAACCCTAATCTTCTGTGGAATTTAATTAGCCCTTTATTCTATACTTTTACAGACCGACTTGAGAGAAATAGGAGGAGGAGCATTCGCATCCCTGTCGATTCGTGGCACCAAAACGGATACAATCGACGGCAACATAGTGGTGCAAATATTGAAGATTCGTAACATCTCCGCTCCGAAAGCCAACGAAGAATCGAAGGTAGCGCCACGTTTACTGAAACTGACTCTCACCGATGGCCAAACTCAGTACTCGGCAATTGAAGGCGAACCCATCTCTTCCATAAGCTTGGACACCCCACCGGGAACGAAAATTTACTTGAAAAACGGACCGATCAAAATTTCTCAGGGCTTATTGATTTTGAATTCGAACTGCGTCTCTGTGCTGGGAGGAAAAGTATCGgctttggttgaaaaatgggaaCTTGGACGAACCATGGCAAAATATGCCAAAGGTGGACGATTGCAGTTCAGCGCGTCTGGACCACCGCCATGGATTCCGTTTGGacaaaaaattcaacaaaatttacCACAAGAtaagaatttcaaaagtttACAAACTAAGGAAAAGGACGAATCCAAGGAGAATGCTGAATTCAATGCATTGAGAAACGATGCTATTGCCGAAGCTACCAAGTTGGGCACCAAAAAAACATTTGGAGGCGGAGCAAAGCAGATGGTTGACGCAAATGTGCAAAAGATCATGGACAAAGGTTTCACGGAAGATGAAGCTGTGCATGCCCTTAAATTGACCCGGAACAATGTGCATCGAGCTTTGAGCAATCTGCAGAGGATAGAAAAGAGAAAGCAGACACAGAATGACAATACTGGAAAATTTGAACCAACTCAAAAGCCCGGCAAGCGTGGCCCTGGTGGAAAACGTGATTCTGAGATGGAGCTTACTTCCAAACCATCGGCCAAAGTATCTTTGTTTGATTTCTTGGAGGATATTCTTCCGGAAAGTGAAACCACAAACAAGAAAAATACTAGCAAGGAGTCAACGCCATTCACCGGAAAAGATAGCAGCGCTGCAGCAGATCACTATTCGAATAAACAATCATCTTATAACTCTTATTCGAATGCCAATGCAAGCTCTCGAAATTCAAATTCTACTTCTGGTACCAATTATTCCAGCCAACAGCAACAACAGAACTCATCAACGCAATACAATTCGAATAAAAACTACAATCAACGATTCGAAAACAACATCTCAAGCAGCTTTGCGAATCGAAATACCTCAACCACTTCAAGCAACCGAAACTACAATCAACAAGCATCACAGCAGCAATCGTATCAGCAGAATGCTAGTCAATCTGGTGGATACAAATCCCAAGACTACAACAGCAGTCGGTACCGAGGACCCCAGAATGCCTCGAATGGTAGCCATCCAAATGAAGGTGCTCCACGTGGCCGACAGGATTCCAAGTATAACCAATCTCATTCCTCATACAATCCCCACTCGCAACAGTCCCAGTACCGGAACGATAACTATAACAATAACAATCCTAGCTCTGGTGGACGGGGTTCTAAATACGATTCGACCACAAATACCAGCGGAAAGGGTCAACAAGCTAACGCCAACTACAACAGTTATCCATCCCAAGGGTACGCAGCGCAAGGTGATTCCAGGAAATACCCGAATGGGCCATCTAATCAAtaccaacaacaacagcagcagcaatcaTCTTTCCATTCTGGCAACAAACCGGTGCAAGGATACAATGCTAGCGGTGCTGCTGGTGCTAGTACCAACCCTCAGGTGAGCAGTCATTATGAATATCCTAACTCTAACGGACAAGTCCATAACAGCTTAAATAACATGGGCGCGCGGTAATAACACAAAATATGATCCTTTTTCCAAACTACCCATTCATCATATATGCCAAATGATACCATCATGtcaatttaaaaattccaaCTATCTACGGCATAGCCAGGATTATCTATCAGTCAATTTTCGACATCTTCCGCATCCTTGTTGTGTGGttattgtatttattttgcATCATCGTCACATTCTGAAATGCGTAAATTTTCCTCATTGCGGCAAATAGAAGTTCAAAATGCGATTTTATGATCATTTATTTAGTGAACCTCGCCAAATCGTTGTCCACTTGATTCGCCTACCAACCTCGCAACGCTCCAcgtcttcttgtaccaaccggatctgaAGCACCATATTTGCAGGTCCTCCTCCAGCATCGTCTCCATTTCATCCCGTAGAGAACTACCGATCTTATGACCGATTTGTACATGGTTCATTtgatgcgggggtgaatctATTTTGACCGCAACTTCTTGAATAGTAGGCCCGATCTCCGccgatgatgcgcctccgtattctacagctaacgttattatcagtcgtcagcaaggatccaaggtaaacGAACTCGTCGATCACTTCGaatgtatccccgtctatcgtaaacGATAGGCGAGCCCTATAACGCCTCCTGCTACTAGCATGTGCTTTGTTTTGGACGCATTCATCACTCTGTACTTATTTCGCTGCCTCGCGGTTCAGGTgtgtgtacaggtctgccacctttgaAAATGTTTGGCTGACTATGTCCATgtcatccgcaaagcaaacaagaCCTCAAGaccgatgaaaaggtgatgcgtaggAATCTAGTATTCACGATATTTTTGGAGGCTTTGCCATACATACGAACTCGTTTattacaggtgacagacgacgggagatgatctgggataacactttgtaggTCTCATTTTAAaaggtgatcgctcgaaagctctcacaatctaacttgtc
It contains:
- the LOC5570560 gene encoding tudor domain-containing protein 3, with protein sequence MLEKLQEQGWYLLPAGLERLLENAAGTNVDLKQATKLALDTDLREIGGGAFASLSIRGTKTDTIDGNIVVQILKIRNISAPKANEESKVAPRLLKLTLTDGQTQYSAIEGEPISSISLDTPPGTKIYLKNGPIKISQGLLILNSNCVSVLGGKVSALVEKWELGRTMAKYAKGGRLQFSASGPPPWIPFGQKIQQNLPQDKNFKSLQTKEKDESKENAEFNALRNDAIAEATKLGTKKTFGGGAKQMVDANVQKIMDKGFTEDEAVHALKLTRNNVHRALSNLQRIEKRKQTQNDNTGKFEPTQKPGKRGPGGKRDSEMELTSKPSAKVSLFDFLEDILPESETTNKKNTSKESTPFTGKDSSAAADHYSNKQSSYNSYSNANASSRNSNSTSGTNYSSQQQQQNSSTQYNSNKNYNQRFENNISSSFANRNTSTTSSNRNYNQQASQQQSYQQNASQSGGYKSQDYNSSRYRGPQNASNGSHPNEGAPRGRQDSKYNQSHSSYNPHSQQSQYRNDNYNNNNPSSGGRGSKYDSTTNTSGKGQQANANYNSYPSQGYAAQGDSRKYPNGPSNQYQQQQQQQSSFHSGNKPVQGYNASGAAGASTNPQQQKGSRYSKEESQKFTGSQTNPNSTQGRNPPPHQTKGQSTQGSSSTAPSQPPFKQPSTTPTGNNNSKITQLTEAAANIQLSSKPFANKNPQMVGAPKPHQGPMGSTSGPVPPQPTASATAPVVPKNFIQLPNGFNYNPYQIMGFQNKQTNEFALNVLKSQQFDPTQQSAGPPVAAVSGPIPGVAMAPSAAVVPQVLTATPPNLPPTATAVLPNWKIGDRCLAKYWEDGGFYNAEITAISKSTFVVCFLEYGNYEEVLKTDCIPLAQPTTPTPTHPPPHGQPPPTAMGFHPSASPHLPPGASILPHPPPPTGVYPNPGIDCQSGQHYAHGYKPQPSQYSQHHALSHQQQQRPAKFREQRPMYVPPAQRK